A region from the Chrysoperla carnea chromosome 4, inChrCarn1.1, whole genome shotgun sequence genome encodes:
- the LOC123298201 gene encoding uncharacterized protein LOC123298201 isoform X1: MAQNKSDFIYMDAEPKVNFENILSSESDSDDDACEVNTRWNKGKRHSEYHNKSFLEDASEVFMESQINNNVSLIYGTSPSTSSTPRFRSRNSSVRSVQTVDCCIPHAAERDGVICEVPYPHRDEDSSTSDEDEEEVHNYVKIDEDYINGLNEEIVDEGLRLYLQFLQDEIAHCRLNPPDCLNSSNSGTIPRNIGSLRLLADQFSSSPHRQWVRMQAESVPLDSIDFVSFTELLLGLFQEGGVTWERVVVLFFFCADLSIRALKESLMRTFQRITQWTTTFICDNFSRWVAANGGWTEILQTSISQASRVAFFGFCCMGIIAFCIFIRNNGAK; this comes from the exons atggCGCAAAATAAATCTGATTTCATATACATGGATGCAGAACcaaaagttaattttgaaaacattttgtcATCAGAAAGTGACTCAGATGATGATGCATGTGAGGTTAATACACGCTGGAACAAAGGAAAACGCCATTCAGAGTATCATAACAAATCGTTTCTTGAAGATGCATCCGAAGTGTTTATGGAATcacaaataaacaataatgtttCATTAATTTATGGCACAAGTCCATCCACATCATCAACACCACGATTTCGTAGTAGAAATTCTTCTGTACGAAGTGTGCAAACTGTAGATTGTTGTATTCCTCATGCTGCTGAACGTGATGGTGTTATTTGTGAAGTTCCATATCCACATAGAGATGAAGACTCATCGACCTCTGATGAAGATGAAGAAGAAGTtcataattatgtaaaaattgatgaagATTATATAAACG GATTAAACGAAGAAATTGTAGACGAAGGTTTACGtctttatttacaatttctaCAAGATGAAATTGCACATTGTCGATTAAATCCACCAGATTGTTTAAATTCATCAAATAGTGGAACAATACCTAGAAATATAGGTTCACTACGGTTATTAGCCGATCAATTTTCATCTTCTCCACATAGACAATGGGTTCGAATGCAAGCCGAATCAGTGCCTTTAGATTCTATAGACTTTGTTTCGTTTACAGAATTATTACTGGGATTATTTCag GAAGGTGGCGTCACATGGGAAAGAGTTGTCgtactatttttcttttgtgCAGATTTGTCAATTAGAGCattaaaagaaagtttaatGCGAACATTTCAACGAATAACACAATGGACCACAACATTTATATGTGATAATTTTTCACGTTGGGTAGCTGCTAATGGCGGAtgg actGAAATACTACAAACATCCATAAGTCAAGCTTCACGTGTAGCGTTCTTTGGTTTTTGTTGTATGGGTATTAtagcattttgtatttttataaggaacaacggcgctaagtaa
- the LOC123298201 gene encoding uncharacterized protein LOC123298201 isoform X2 translates to MESQINNNVSLIYGTSPSTSSTPRFRSRNSSVRSVQTVDCCIPHAAERDGVICEVPYPHRDEDSSTSDEDEEEVHNYVKIDEDYINGLNEEIVDEGLRLYLQFLQDEIAHCRLNPPDCLNSSNSGTIPRNIGSLRLLADQFSSSPHRQWVRMQAESVPLDSIDFVSFTELLLGLFQEGGVTWERVVVLFFFCADLSIRALKESLMRTFQRITQWTTTFICDNFSRWVAANGGWTEILQTSISQASRVAFFGFCCMGIIAFCIFIRNNGAK, encoded by the exons ATGGAATcacaaataaacaataatgtttCATTAATTTATGGCACAAGTCCATCCACATCATCAACACCACGATTTCGTAGTAGAAATTCTTCTGTACGAAGTGTGCAAACTGTAGATTGTTGTATTCCTCATGCTGCTGAACGTGATGGTGTTATTTGTGAAGTTCCATATCCACATAGAGATGAAGACTCATCGACCTCTGATGAAGATGAAGAAGAAGTtcataattatgtaaaaattgatgaagATTATATAAACG GATTAAACGAAGAAATTGTAGACGAAGGTTTACGtctttatttacaatttctaCAAGATGAAATTGCACATTGTCGATTAAATCCACCAGATTGTTTAAATTCATCAAATAGTGGAACAATACCTAGAAATATAGGTTCACTACGGTTATTAGCCGATCAATTTTCATCTTCTCCACATAGACAATGGGTTCGAATGCAAGCCGAATCAGTGCCTTTAGATTCTATAGACTTTGTTTCGTTTACAGAATTATTACTGGGATTATTTCag GAAGGTGGCGTCACATGGGAAAGAGTTGTCgtactatttttcttttgtgCAGATTTGTCAATTAGAGCattaaaagaaagtttaatGCGAACATTTCAACGAATAACACAATGGACCACAACATTTATATGTGATAATTTTTCACGTTGGGTAGCTGCTAATGGCGGAtgg actGAAATACTACAAACATCCATAAGTCAAGCTTCACGTGTAGCGTTCTTTGGTTTTTGTTGTATGGGTATTAtagcattttgtatttttataaggaacaacggcgctaagtaa
- the LOC123298207 gene encoding defensin coprisin-like, which produces MNPTILVCFIVVIASAVCIQAIPTNLEPIGLPEPVEPEHGERQRRVTCDLLSVDTPIGSLNHEACAAHCLSMGGGRRGGRCINGVCNCRF; this is translated from the exons ATGAATCCAACAATTTTAGTATGTTTTATTGTTGTAATCGCTTCAGCAGTATGCATTCAAGCAATTCCTACAAACTTGGAAC CAATCGGTTTGCCAGAGCCAGTTGAGCCAGAACATGGTGAACGTCAACGCCGTGTTACATGTGACTTGTTGAGTGTAGACACACCCATTGGCTCCCTAAATCATGAAGCTTGTGCCGCTCATTGTTTATCCATGGGTGGTGGCCGCCGTGGAGGAAGATGTATTAACGGTGTTTGTAATTGTAGATTTTAA
- the LOC123298206 gene encoding defensin coprisin-like isoform X1, with protein sequence MNSTILICFTVIMTSAICIQAVPVNIEEPSSYPVNELQDPVAPVHGERQRRVTCDLMSVDTKWGSVNHAACAAHCLSMGGGRRGGSCSNGVCVCRF encoded by the exons atgaattcaacAATCTTAATTTGTTTTACTGTTATCATGACTTCAGCAATTTGTATACAAGCTGTGCCTGTAAACATAGAAG aaccGAGTTCATATCCAGTAAATGAATTGCAAGATCCAGTAGCTCCTGTTCACGGTGAACGTCAACGGCGCGTTACCTGCGATTTGATGAGTGTCGATACAAAGTGGGGTTCTGTTAATCATGCAGCTTGTGCTGCACATTGTTTGTCTATGGGTGGAGGACGTCGAGGTGGAAGCTGTTCGAATGGTGTTTGCGTTTGTagattttaa
- the LOC123298208 gene encoding defensin-like, translated as MNSTILLCFVVVIASAICIQAVPTNLELSDLQNPVAPVHGERQRRVTCDLLSVSTKWGSLNHAACAAHCLSMGGGRRGGSCKNGVCVCRK; from the exons ATGAATTCAACAATCTTACtttgttttgttgttgtcaTCGCTTCAGCAATTTGTATTCAAGCAGTTCCAACAAACTTAGAAC tGAGTGATTTACAAAATCCAGTAGCACCAGTTCACGGGGAACGTCAACGGCGTGTTACCTGTGATTTATTGAGTGTCAGTACAAAGTGGGGATCCTTAAATCATGCAGCTTGTGCTGCACATTGTTTGTCTATGGGTGGAGGACGTCGTGGAGGCAGCTGTAAAAATGGTGTTTGCGTttgtagaaaatag